Genomic DNA from Flavobacterium sp. N502540:
ATTTTTTTATCAATAATATTAGTGTGATCGCCTTCCTGATAATATAAATTTCCGATAGTCTTTGTAAAATCAACGGTTAAATTGGGCAAAGGCTTTAATATGGGAACAATTCGCTGTTTACGCTTGGCATTAAAAATAATAAAAATCAGCATTCCAAACAGAAAGAAATACCAGGCCCATTTTAAACCGGGCTGACTTAAAATGTATCGCAGAGGCGATTCGGAAATGCGTTCGTTGTTTTGCCCTTTCGTATACCAAAAAATATCTCCCTCAGGCAAACAGGATAAGACGTTCTCTGTGTACTGATAATGGTTTGCTTTCAGTAAGTTGTAGTTTGTAAAAGCGACAGGCTGTGTGTGCAGGAAAAAATACCCCTGATAATATGGTATTTTTATAAAATTGACGTGCTTTTTTGCTTTTTTGATCGAAGAAAGCTGATAGCCCAAAACGGTGACTTTTGCGGTATCAATTTTAGAAAAATAATCTTCCAGTGTCTGTACAAACTTATATTTTTTGTCCTTCAGTTGGGAGTTAGCCAGCCATACGGTGGTGTTACCTGAATTGAGATAATCAGCATTTACTTCAACTTTTAAACTGTCTAATAGGTATTTAGGGAATTCTTTCATGCTCAAAAAAGCATTGTTTCCACGCGATACAAAGTAAAGAAGTTCATTTACAGATTCTTCATCAATGGTATTGGATTCGGAGATGTTTAAAAAAGTTCCTTTTATTTTGTAATTTTCTAGCAGACTGTCATTGTCATATTTTGAGTTCAAATACTCATAAGGAGTTAGGTCTGAAATTCGTTCTACAGTATGATTCTTAAAAAAATCATTGATTTCGTTGTTAAAAACATAGAGCCCGAAAGGAATTTTGTCATTAACAGAATAGGTCGGTGTCCAATCAATAGGTTTTGGCTGTTCCCGATCTGCTATCAGAATTAAAGCCAGAATAAGAACCAGTACAGCAATGTAAATTTTAAGTGTTTTATTCATTGCTAAAGGTTTTTAAGGCATTCTTAAATCGGTTTTCGGCTTTTCTGAAAGTGATTTCATCAATCTCAAACTCCCCGTACCAGATGTAGTTGTACAGATAAGACAAATAAGTAAACTCTTCTTTGTGGGCAGGCTTTTGAAGTTCGTATAAATAATCAGAATTGGTTTTTTCGATGTCCCATTCGATGTAATTATTTTGTGCCATTACTTTCAGAAGCCACAGATAGTAGTATCTAACGGCAGCTCTTTTTTCTCCTGATTGTATACTTTCTTTAATCAGCTTATCAAAATCTAAAAGATGAATGTTCTTTTCGATTTCTGAATAGATGATATTTTTTTTCTTAGCGTTTTTTCCAAAAATCCACTGTCCCTCTTTATTAATGATCGCTTTTACGATCAAATAAATAACAAAAATGATGATGAGAACGGCAAGTACTTTTATTAAAACCGAAACAAAATTAATAGAGCTTTGCGGAGTTTCAAAGTCGAACCAATCACTAAAAACACTGGCCAGCCATTCCTTAAAACGCTGCCATAAACCTTTTTCAGGAGTTTTAAATTCATAAACAAAGCTGGAACCGGTATACTTTTTTTTGAAATTTTTAGAGAAAGTTTTAATTTCTATAGTGCCGGAATCTACCCGAATATCTTTTTCAGTGTATTTTACGGATGTTATTTTGGGAGGTTCGGCTGTAGCCAAAGTATCCTGTGCCTGAACAATGCCGGAGAAAATAAAAAATGATAAAAGGAATAGGAAGATTTTATTCATTATCGGTTCCGATTAAATCAATGTCGCGATTTGAAATTTTTTCTTTTGCTCCCAAACTGTAATACATAATTCCCTGATTGACCATAATCATGTTGTTGAAAATATTACTCAGAGTAAATATGAGGATGAAAATCAGAGTCAGAAATACCAGCAAGAGCGGGGAATCACTCATCGCTTCTGTATTATAATTAGAACTTCCCATAGCGGTCAGGAAGACCATAAATATTCCGACGAAATAGAAAAACATGGTAATCGATCCCTGAATCATCTGAATCATGATGATGACTAAAAAAGTAGCACCAATTGAAGTCCAGAAATCTTCTTTTAGTAAAAGATAAGCATGGTTTAAGGATTGAAAGAAACTTTTATCTTCTGTCAGATACGCATAAAAACTAAAGTTTACCCAGGTAAATAAAGCGGGGATGGCAATTAGCAGAAGGGGAATCCCAACAATTAGAAAGCATAAAAAGAAGAGTATGATGATAACAATTAACAGCACCGGAACAACAAGAAAGGTAAGTCCAATACAAAATTTGATGATTTTCCAGATGTTTTGTCTGAAGATCGTGGTGATATCTTCTGTTTTAAAATCAGTTGTGTTCTTTTTCGCCACCAGTTTTAAGTACAAAATAGGGTAAGTCGAGTTGAAAAGCGATAAAGCAATCACAGCAATAAAAAAGAGGGCAACAAAGCCAATTAAGAGTCCAAAATTATCGTTAAAATAACCGGCAAGATTGTCAGAGCCGGGTTGGTTTAAGCTATCATTAAATACAGCCTGAAAATTACTTTTTAAAAAGAAAAATACCAAAGCCCCTACGATTAGGAGAAAGGCCCCGTTGATGATGAAAAAGATCTTAAAAAAGTGTTTTCCGAAAGTTTTAAAAAAGGAAAAAGTATCGATGATATAATCGCCCAGCTGTCGTTTTTTGTAAAGTTCAAACATTAGGATAAAGTTGTTTTTTTGTGAACAATAAAAGGGTAAATCAAATAATAAAATGAAATTATAGCTAAAGTAAGTAAAATGATAAAACTACTTAGCCAATTGGGCATGTCAATGGAATATCGTGTGATAAAACCTTCCAGAAAACCCGCACTGATGGTAAACGGAAAAGTACTAAGGAATATCTTGAAGCTATTTTTGAAGCCTATTTTAAAAGAATTCATTCTCGAGAAAGTTTTAGGAAACAGGATCGAAGCTCCCAAAATAAAGCCCGCAGTAGTTTCGATTACGATGGCGAAGATTTCCATGGAACCGTGAATCCAGATACCACGTACACTTTTCCAGAAAACGCCCTGTTCGTAAAAAAAGTACTGAAAAGAACCCAGCATGATACAGTTTTGAAGGAAAATGTAAAAAGTACCCAGACCTCCGAAAATCCCGTAAATGTAACATCTCGCACCGACATAAAGGTTGTTCATGGTGATGCCGATAAAACTTCCCCAGTTACTTCCGGAGCCGTATACAGCCATTGGATTTCCTTTTTTGATGTTTTCTAAGGTCATGTTCACATAAGAATCACCCAGAATAAGGCGAACAAAATCCTGATCGTATCGGGCAGAGACAACTCCAATTCCCACTGTCAGAAAAAATAACGCAAACGCATACAGTAAATAGCGTTTGTACTGGTACATAAGCAAGGGAACTTCGGTAACAAAGAATTCCAGAAACTTATTTTTTTCTGTTCGTTTTGTTTTATAAATTTTCTGATAAATTTGTGAAGCGAGATGATTGAGGTAAATAACGGTTTTGCTCTTCGGATAATACGTTTGGGCATACGACAGGTCATTCATCATTTGAATGTACAAATTAGCTAACTCGTCAGGATTTTTTTTAGCTTTACCAAAAATAGCTAGCTCAAATTCCAGCCATTTTTCTTTATTTTGTTTTATGAAGGCAACTTCTCTCATTGCAGGCTAAAATATAAAATATGTCAGAATTATCTATAAATACGACGCAAAATGTCAAAATAAATTTTATCGCCGCAACGATAGGGGAAAGAATAGGTTCTTATTTCATCGATTTGGCTATTAAACTGGCTTATGTGACCGTAATTTCCCTGGTGTTTTTTTACGGATTAAATTTCGATAAAGTGCTGAATACCTTAGATAACTGGTCGAGAATGTCTATACTTTTATTAATGTATTTTCCATTTATCATTTATACCATAACCTTAGAAAGCATTTTTGAAGGACAGACGATTGGCAAGAAATTAGTAAAAATAAAAGTGGTAAAAATTGACGGTTATCAGGCGGGATTCGGCGATTACTTAATGCGATGGTTTTTTAGACTGGTTGATATTTCTATTCTGGGAGGAATCGTGGGGCTGATATCCATAATTTCGAGTCAAAAAGGACAGCGACTGGGTGATATGGTTGCCGGAACAGCTGTGATTACGTTAAAAAATAAAATCAACATCAGCCATACTATTCTGGAGGAAATTGGAGATGCTTATGTTCCTACTTATCCTTTGGTGATTAAATTGTCAGACAATGATATGCGAATTATCAAAGAGACTTTTCAAAGTGCACTTGCCAAAAACGATCACGAAATCATTTATAAACTGGTTGCCAAAATAGAGAGTGTCACCGGAATTAAAAATCAGTCAGGCAATAATAGTGACTTTCTGAGAGTCATTCTCAAAGATTATAATTTTTATACGCAGAATATGTAGCGTTTAAAGGGGTAAAAAAAATGATGATAAATGTCATTTTATAAAGGTCATAATTTTTGTAGTTTTACTAATACTAAAATCAACTTGTGTAGTACTGATTTTTAGATTGCATTAGACAGGTAGTTCTTGATTTTAGAAAGGCGTTACCGAAAAGCTTTAAGAGTAGGATCATTTAAATTATAGAAATTATGAAAATTACAAAGGTTTTTGCAATTTTAATGTTGCTGATTTCCGTTACCAATTTTGCTCAGACCAGTAGCAAAAAACTGGATAAAATTATAAAAAGAGATTATCAGATTATTGAATGTACCATTGCAAAAATGTCAGATAAAACAGTTGAATATTCTTTACCTGGAGAAACACTGCAAATTTCACTTGACGTATCTCAGATTGCCAGAATTGATTTTGCGAGCGGGCGTTCTCAAACTTTTGATGTATCTGCAAATACCGTAGCATCAAACAATACGAGTTCAGGTAATTCAGGACAGGTGATTGCTGCCGCAGAAATGAAACCCAATACCATTGCTGTGCTGCCGGTACCTTATGTAAACTCAGGTACTTTAGAAAGTTCAGAAGAAATGGCAAAATTTGCTCAGAATGATTTGTACAACAAATTACTGGATAAATCGTCGAATATTTTTCCGTTAACGGTTCAGGATTTAAGAGTAACCAACAGTTTATTGCACAAAGCAGGGATAGATTATAAAAATATAGATGAAACCCCAATCGAAGATCTTCAGCAAATTTTAGGAGTGGATAATGTCATCGCAACAAAAGTGTCATATAGCATAACTGAAGGGTCAGTAGCTTCAACTTATAACAGCGGAAACGCTAAAGTGAGTGACAACAATAAAAAGCTGAAAACAAACGATATTTCAACTACAACCTCAAGTACACAAACCTACTACAATTACATGGTTTATTTTGACATGTATAAAAACGGAACGAAAATCTATTCGCAAACTCGTAAGCCATTCTTAAACATAAAAGACAGTTGGATGGATTCTGTTTCTTATCTTTTGAAAAGAAGTCCGATTTATGTAAAAAAATAAATAATCAGAGAGAAGAGGCACTAAAGAATATAAAAAAAAGCTCTAACCTTTGTACCTTTGCGGCTCTGCACCTTTTGCAGCTAAAAAGTATAAAATGTTTCATTTATTAGATATTATTGGTACAATGGCTTTTGCCATGTCGGGTGCTTTGACAGCGATGCATAAAAAGCTGGATCCGTTTGGTGTTTTTATCATTGCTTTTGTTACAGCCGTAGGTGGAGGAACGCTTCGTGATGTGCTGATTGGCAGAACACCTGTAGGATGGATGCTGGATTTGCAATATGTATATGTAATCATCCTGGGGTTTGGATTTGCTATCCTTTTCAGAAAAAAGTTCGACAGACTGCGTACTTCGCTATTCTTGTTTGATACCATCGGATTAGGTGTTTTTACCTTAATTGGACTCGAAAAAGGAATTATGATTGGTTTGCATCCGGTTATTTGTATTGCCTTAGGAACCATGACAGCTTGTTTTGGTGGTGTGATTCGGGACATTTTGTGTAACGAAATTCCAACCATTTTTAGAAGAGAGATTTATGCAACCATCTGTATTTTTGGAGGAATCGTATTTTTTATCCTGAAAAAACTGAATTTAGAAGACGATGTTTTGTATTTAGTAACTTCTGTCGTAATGATTGTTACCCGTTTATTAGCAGTAAAATACAAATGGTATTTACCAGCATTTGAACACAAGTAAGATTTTTAAACGATAGCAGTGTGCTGAAAATTTAAGAGCCGCGAATTCACAAACAGAATTTAAATTTTTGTTAGACAATAAAAATTAAATTTGTGAATTCGCGGCAAACTTTTTTATAAGTTTGTTTCAACAGAATTCAAAAAGAGAACCATAAAATTACTACAGAAAGCGGAATGAAATATACCGTAAGGAATTATCATAAAAACGATTACGAAATATGGAATGCATTTGTGGCGCAGGCTAAAAATGCAACATTCCTTTTCCATCGTGATTTTATGGAATATCATCAGGATCGATTTGAAGATTTCTCACTTTTGGTTTTCAAGGATGATAAGTTAAAAGCAATTTTACCGGCGAACAAAGTTGGAAATTCAGTTTACTCACATCAGGGATTGACTTACGGAGGCTTGGTTTATAGTGAAAAAACAAAACAAGTTGACGTTATTGAAATTTTTCAGGTGGTTTTGTTCTTCCTGAACGAAAATGAGATTCTGAAGCTGCATTATAAAACTCTTCCGTCTATTTATCATATAAAACCTGCAGAAGAAATTTTGTATGCTTTATTTCTGGTTGATGCGAAACCAGTACGTCGTGATTCACTTTCGGTAATCGATTTATCGCAGCAAAATGTCGTATCAAA
This window encodes:
- a CDS encoding DUF4129 domain-containing protein, with product MNKIFLFLLSFFIFSGIVQAQDTLATAEPPKITSVKYTEKDIRVDSGTIEIKTFSKNFKKKYTGSSFVYEFKTPEKGLWQRFKEWLASVFSDWFDFETPQSSINFVSVLIKVLAVLIIIFVIYLIVKAIINKEGQWIFGKNAKKKNIIYSEIEKNIHLLDFDKLIKESIQSGEKRAAVRYYYLWLLKVMAQNNYIEWDIEKTNSDYLYELQKPAHKEEFTYLSYLYNYIWYGEFEIDEITFRKAENRFKNALKTFSNE
- a CDS encoding stage II sporulation protein M yields the protein MREVAFIKQNKEKWLEFELAIFGKAKKNPDELANLYIQMMNDLSYAQTYYPKSKTVIYLNHLASQIYQKIYKTKRTEKNKFLEFFVTEVPLLMYQYKRYLLYAFALFFLTVGIGVVSARYDQDFVRLILGDSYVNMTLENIKKGNPMAVYGSGSNWGSFIGITMNNLYVGARCYIYGIFGGLGTFYIFLQNCIMLGSFQYFFYEQGVFWKSVRGIWIHGSMEIFAIVIETTAGFILGASILFPKTFSRMNSFKIGFKNSFKIFLSTFPFTISAGFLEGFITRYSIDMPNWLSSFIILLTLAIISFYYLIYPFIVHKKTTLS
- a CDS encoding RDD family protein; its protein translation is MSELSINTTQNVKINFIAATIGERIGSYFIDLAIKLAYVTVISLVFFYGLNFDKVLNTLDNWSRMSILLLMYFPFIIYTITLESIFEGQTIGKKLVKIKVVKIDGYQAGFGDYLMRWFFRLVDISILGGIVGLISIISSQKGQRLGDMVAGTAVITLKNKINISHTILEEIGDAYVPTYPLVIKLSDNDMRIIKETFQSALAKNDHEIIYKLVAKIESVTGIKNQSGNNSDFLRVILKDYNFYTQNM
- a CDS encoding trimeric intracellular cation channel family protein, with product MFHLLDIIGTMAFAMSGALTAMHKKLDPFGVFIIAFVTAVGGGTLRDVLIGRTPVGWMLDLQYVYVIILGFGFAILFRKKFDRLRTSLFLFDTIGLGVFTLIGLEKGIMIGLHPVICIALGTMTACFGGVIRDILCNEIPTIFRREIYATICIFGGIVFFILKKLNLEDDVLYLVTSVVMIVTRLLAVKYKWYLPAFEHK
- a CDS encoding DUF4350 domain-containing protein, with the protein product MNKTLKIYIAVLVLILALILIADREQPKPIDWTPTYSVNDKIPFGLYVFNNEINDFFKNHTVERISDLTPYEYLNSKYDNDSLLENYKIKGTFLNISESNTIDEESVNELLYFVSRGNNAFLSMKEFPKYLLDSLKVEVNADYLNSGNTTVWLANSQLKDKKYKFVQTLEDYFSKIDTAKVTVLGYQLSSIKKAKKHVNFIKIPYYQGYFFLHTQPVAFTNYNLLKANHYQYTENVLSCLPEGDIFWYTKGQNNERISESPLRYILSQPGLKWAWYFFLFGMLIFIIFNAKRKQRIVPILKPLPNLTVDFTKTIGNLYYQEGDHTNIIDKKIIYFLEKMRNEYLIDTTKLDDHFIQKLHHKTGKNVTDIQELVFLINEHRKSYHGSLEEDLIRINNAIEKILH